Proteins co-encoded in one Candidatus Tectomicrobia bacterium genomic window:
- a CDS encoding SGNH/GDSL hydrolase family protein codes for MKAAGLAAALLLAAGAPAGAAPGAPRCDAPQEVVRFKVPLPRTARAIRRGNALVVVAIGSSSTEGVGASSPAHAYPARLAEELRRRWPRLSVVVLNMGIGGETADQMLARFERDVLPYRPHLVIWQTGSNQVIKRGGGLKGYSDTIHAGIKRLQAARIDVVLMDPQYAPRVIARPVHRRIVDSISAAAGDAKVALFRRFAVMRYWIDSKQHRMEDVIHRDKLHMNDTSYRCIALLLADSLAAAARGAPPGGEAPPLAAGPGRAGPAWQGGAGTSIP; via the coding sequence ATGAAGGCCGCCGGACTCGCCGCCGCGCTCCTTCTGGCCGCCGGCGCCCCCGCCGGCGCCGCGCCCGGCGCGCCGCGCTGCGACGCCCCCCAGGAGGTGGTCCGTTTCAAGGTCCCCCTGCCCAGGACGGCTCGGGCCATCCGGCGCGGCAATGCCCTCGTTGTCGTGGCCATCGGCTCCTCCTCCACGGAGGGCGTCGGCGCCTCCAGCCCCGCCCATGCCTATCCCGCGCGCCTGGCCGAGGAGCTCCGCCGCCGGTGGCCGCGCCTCTCCGTTGTGGTCCTCAACATGGGAATCGGCGGGGAGACGGCCGACCAGATGCTCGCCCGCTTCGAGCGCGACGTGCTGCCCTACCGCCCCCACCTCGTGATCTGGCAGACCGGAAGCAATCAGGTGATCAAGCGGGGCGGCGGCCTCAAGGGCTACTCCGACACCATCCACGCCGGAATCAAGCGCCTCCAGGCGGCCCGCATCGACGTCGTGCTCATGGATCCCCAGTACGCCCCGCGCGTCATCGCCCGCCCCGTGCACCGGCGCATCGTGGACTCCATCTCCGCGGCGGCCGGCGACGCGAAGGTGGCGCTCTTCCGGCGCTTCGCCGTCATGCGTTACTGGATCGACAGCAAGCAGCACAGGATGGAAGATGTCATCCACCGCGACAAGCTGCACATGAACGACACGAGCTACCGCTGCATCGCCCTCCTCCTGGCCGACAGCCTGGCGGCGGCGGCCCGCGGCGCGCCGCCCGGGGGCGAAGCCCCTCCCCTCGCCGCCGGCCCCGGCCGCGCGGGCCCTGCGTGGCAAGGGGGAGCGGGGACTTCCATTCCATAA
- a CDS encoding OpgC domain-containing protein, with translation MSGPTGMDRDLRLDFFRGLALFSIFIDHVPNNILAEFTLQSLMFSDAAEVFILISGYTAGMVYGRAMERQGFALAGLRVYHRVWQLYVAHIFLFVMFMAMMAYTVNNLNNSLYAEEFRAADFLNEPGLAVVKALTLQFQPAFMDILPLYIVLLAALPFVLAGFGAWPRAVLCFCLAVWLAVQFDKRVALPAYPGPDRVWFFNPFGWQALFFLGAWLGWRGTRGRISWLDKHWLLRAAAAFAATGLVVRFNWTLHGLYDPIPVLVSGKPLWPFLSKANLGLLRFLNVLALALLVARLIHPQAKFLAGRFGWPFAVCGRNSLHIFCLGILLSVLGHLALNEFYGGIPMQLAVSAAGVAIMIGVAAFMEWFDAALAASRAKPVHTPVPSAGGGEGA, from the coding sequence ATGAGCGGGCCTACGGGCATGGATCGGGACCTACGGCTCGACTTCTTCCGCGGCCTCGCCCTCTTCTCTATCTTCATCGATCACGTCCCGAACAACATCCTCGCCGAGTTCACGCTCCAGTCGCTGATGTTCTCGGACGCGGCCGAGGTCTTCATCCTCATCTCCGGGTACACCGCCGGCATGGTCTACGGCCGCGCGATGGAGCGCCAGGGCTTCGCGCTGGCGGGGCTCCGGGTCTACCACCGGGTCTGGCAGCTCTACGTCGCCCACATTTTTCTCTTCGTGATGTTCATGGCGATGATGGCCTACACGGTCAACAACCTGAACAACTCCCTCTACGCCGAGGAGTTCCGCGCCGCCGATTTCCTGAACGAGCCCGGCCTGGCGGTGGTGAAGGCGCTGACGCTCCAGTTCCAGCCGGCGTTCATGGACATCCTGCCGCTCTACATCGTCCTGCTCGCGGCCCTGCCCTTCGTCCTGGCGGGTTTCGGGGCGTGGCCGAGGGCGGTGCTGTGTTTCTGCCTGGCCGTCTGGCTGGCGGTCCAGTTCGACAAGCGAGTCGCCCTGCCGGCCTACCCGGGGCCGGACCGGGTGTGGTTCTTCAACCCGTTCGGCTGGCAGGCCTTGTTCTTCCTGGGCGCCTGGCTCGGCTGGCGGGGGACGCGCGGCCGCATCTCCTGGCTTGATAAGCATTGGCTGTTGCGCGCCGCGGCCGCCTTCGCGGCGACGGGACTCGTCGTCCGCTTCAACTGGACGCTGCATGGGTTGTACGATCCAATCCCCGTCCTGGTCAGTGGAAAGCCGTTGTGGCCTTTCCTGAGCAAGGCGAACCTGGGGCTGCTGCGGTTCCTCAACGTGCTCGCCCTCGCCCTGCTGGTGGCCCGCCTCATCCACCCCCAGGCGAAGTTCCTGGCGGGCCGCTTCGGGTGGCCCTTCGCCGTCTGCGGGAGGAACTCCCTCCACATCTTCTGCCTCGGCATCCTGCTCTCCGTGCTGGGGCACCTGGCGCTCAACGAGTTCTACGGCGGCATCCCGATGCAGCTCGCCGTGTCCGCCGCCGGGGTCGCCATCATGATCGGCGTCGCGGCCTTCATGGAGTGGTTCGACGCGGCGCTGGCGGCGTCCCGGGCGAAGCCGGTCCATACGCCGGTGCCCAGCGCCGGCGGAGGAGAAGGGGCATGA